In Pelosinus sp. UFO1, one genomic interval encodes:
- the murQ gene encoding N-acetylmuramic acid 6-phosphate etherase produces MEQWNKDTILIDEVSTLEMVQMFNREDQKVAVAVGRCQGEISAAIEMIVEGLQAGGRLFYIGSGTGGKLGVLDATECPPTFGTDDNTVIGLISGGDEAISGWREDTEDDEALALQDLKKREFGSRDVLVAISASGNTPYVLSAVRYAKTLSSKTIGLCCSLSGNLESITDLCIVIDVGPEVIMGSTRLKAGTAQKMVLNMLSSCSMIKMGKTYNNLMVDVRPINAKLKKRVIDIITLATGKGEKFATQALEKAKGNVKVAILMLVMNLNATVAYALLKKHNGYLKKAVKDDSF; encoded by the coding sequence ATGGAGCAATGGAATAAAGATACCATTCTGATTGATGAGGTATCTACCCTTGAAATGGTACAAATGTTTAACCGAGAAGATCAAAAAGTAGCGGTTGCTGTGGGAAGATGTCAGGGAGAAATCAGCGCAGCCATTGAGATGATTGTGGAAGGTTTACAAGCCGGGGGGCGGCTTTTTTATATCGGCAGCGGTACAGGTGGCAAGCTAGGGGTACTGGATGCTACAGAATGTCCACCTACTTTTGGTACGGATGATAATACCGTGATTGGCCTGATATCTGGAGGCGATGAAGCTATATCAGGCTGGCGGGAAGATACAGAAGATGATGAGGCATTGGCGTTACAGGATTTAAAGAAGAGAGAATTTGGCTCTCGTGATGTGCTAGTCGCCATTAGTGCCAGCGGCAACACTCCGTATGTCTTATCAGCCGTACGTTACGCCAAAACTCTAAGCAGTAAGACAATCGGGCTCTGTTGTTCTTTGTCAGGAAACCTGGAAAGTATCACCGATTTATGTATTGTGATTGATGTTGGACCAGAGGTCATCATGGGCTCTACCCGTCTTAAAGCAGGCACTGCCCAAAAAATGGTTCTCAATATGCTATCATCATGTTCCATGATTAAGATGGGCAAGACCTATAATAATTTGATGGTAGATGTAAGGCCAATTAATGCGAAACTAAAAAAACGGGTAATCGATATCATTACCCTTGCAACGGGCAAAGGTGAGAAGTTTGCCACCCAGGCACTCGAGAAGGCAAAAGGCAATGTGAAAGTTGCGATTCTTATGTTGGTGATGAATCTAAATGCGACAGTCGCCTATGCATTACTCAAAAAGCATAATGGATATTTAAAAAAAGCAGTAAAGGATGATTCATTTTGA
- the nagE gene encoding N-acetylglucosamine-specific PTS transporter subunit IIBC produces MGNWFGKLQKIGKALMLPVAVLPAAALLLRFGAPDVLNIPFVMKAGAAIFDNLALLFAMGIAIGISHDNGGASGLSGAVGYLVLTNGLKTINPDLNMSVLGGILSGLVAGYMYNKFYNVKLPDFLGFFAGRRFVPIATAASAIVMAGVFGVIWGPIQGVIHMIGEWIIGAGAFGLFIFGIFNRLLIPFGLHHILNSFVWFVFGNYTDATGKVVTGDLNRFFAGDPTAGGFMAGFYLIFMFALPGAALAIYTCAKPENRKKIGGALLSVAFTAFLTGITEPLEFMFMFLAPMLYFLHAIMTGLALALASSMGILHGFGFSAGLIDYLLNWGLATKPGMLIPLGLGFAALYYVVFVWAIKKFDIPTPGRFDDEGDNARLDTADISVFSLSMVEKLGGNQNIEAVDSCITRLRLTIRNTALVKENEIKALGAAGVIQKGNSVQVIVGTKAEIIADEMKKILLQGTTARTDNNNTSAPHV; encoded by the coding sequence ATGGGAAATTGGTTTGGAAAATTACAAAAGATAGGCAAGGCACTCATGCTGCCAGTGGCAGTATTACCAGCGGCGGCTTTGTTGCTGCGGTTTGGTGCTCCAGATGTTCTTAACATTCCTTTTGTTATGAAGGCTGGTGCGGCGATTTTTGACAACTTGGCATTATTATTTGCGATGGGTATCGCCATTGGTATATCTCACGATAATGGCGGTGCATCTGGATTATCAGGAGCTGTTGGGTACTTAGTGTTAACGAATGGTCTCAAAACTATTAATCCAGATTTGAACATGAGTGTATTAGGCGGTATCTTAAGTGGACTAGTCGCTGGGTATATGTATAATAAATTTTATAATGTTAAACTTCCCGACTTTTTAGGATTCTTTGCCGGGAGACGTTTTGTCCCTATTGCAACGGCAGCATCCGCTATTGTGATGGCAGGGGTCTTTGGAGTAATTTGGGGGCCAATCCAAGGCGTTATTCATATGATTGGTGAGTGGATTATTGGGGCAGGCGCATTTGGTTTATTTATCTTTGGGATATTCAATCGACTCTTAATTCCTTTTGGTCTTCATCATATTTTGAATAGCTTTGTTTGGTTTGTCTTTGGGAATTATACTGATGCAACGGGTAAAGTGGTAACTGGTGATTTGAACCGCTTCTTTGCTGGAGATCCTACCGCAGGTGGGTTCATGGCTGGATTCTACTTGATCTTTATGTTTGCTTTACCAGGTGCGGCACTGGCGATTTACACTTGTGCCAAACCAGAAAATCGTAAGAAAATTGGCGGTGCCTTGTTATCAGTAGCATTTACAGCTTTCTTAACAGGTATTACAGAGCCACTTGAGTTCATGTTTATGTTCTTAGCTCCTATGTTATATTTCTTACATGCAATTATGACTGGGCTCGCATTGGCCCTTGCAAGTTCGATGGGAATTTTACACGGTTTTGGTTTCTCCGCTGGTCTAATCGATTACTTATTAAACTGGGGATTAGCAACGAAACCAGGTATGTTGATTCCACTAGGCTTAGGATTTGCTGCTTTGTATTATGTAGTATTTGTCTGGGCTATCAAAAAATTCGACATTCCTACTCCTGGCCGTTTTGATGATGAAGGGGATAATGCAAGGTTAGATACTGCCGATATTAGTGTATTTTCTCTCAGTATGGTAGAAAAACTTGGCGGAAACCAAAATATTGAAGCAGTAGACTCTTGTATTACTCGCTTGCGTTTAACAATTCGTAATACTGCCCTGGTTAAAGAAAATGAAATCAAGGCATTGGGCGCAGCTGGTGTTATCCAGAAGGGGAATAGTGTGCAAGTCATTGTTGGTACAAAGGCTGAAATAATTGCCGATGAAATGAAGAAAATCCTATTACAGGGAACAACAGCTAGAACAGATAACAATAATACGTCGGCGCCTCACGTTTAA
- a CDS encoding GntR family transcriptional regulator, producing the protein MHNLLGFTEDMQRRGMSISTKIISFQRKPATKKLQHDLQIGEQQEVFEITRLRSVNEEPYAIETAHLPTMLCEGLTAELLENNSLYTILEKEFGLQVEYANQTIEPVLVNDYESQMLQVKQKTLALMFSRLTYAKKNIPIEVTKSIYRSDRYKFEITLNR; encoded by the coding sequence TTGCACAATTTGTTAGGCTTTACGGAAGATATGCAGCGGCGTGGTATGAGCATCAGTACTAAGATCATTTCCTTTCAACGTAAGCCAGCGACAAAAAAGCTGCAGCACGATTTGCAAATCGGTGAACAGCAGGAAGTGTTTGAAATCACGAGGTTAAGATCTGTCAATGAGGAACCCTATGCCATTGAAACTGCTCATTTGCCAACCATGCTTTGCGAAGGCTTGACGGCTGAATTACTGGAAAATAACTCTTTGTATACGATCTTGGAGAAGGAATTTGGTTTACAAGTGGAATATGCCAATCAAACCATTGAGCCTGTATTGGTGAATGATTATGAGAGCCAAATGTTACAGGTGAAACAGAAAACCTTGGCATTAATGTTTTCACGGTTGACCTATGCCAAAAAGAACATTCCTATTGAAGTGACCAAGTCCATTTATCGGAGCGATCGATATAAATTTGAAATTACTTTGAATCGATAA
- the nrdG gene encoding anaerobic ribonucleoside-triphosphate reductase activating protein — translation MKIRLASPITIDSVVDGKGLRTVIWCQGCPHNCEGCHNPDTQNFIAGFEQEVDELVESIVKVQLQSGVTFSGGEPMMQPVSCAAVAEQLKARGVNIWCYTGFTFEELIKKPDCLQFLQYIDVLIDGKFDLALKSYDLVFKGSANQRVIDVPASLRQGSVVLFA, via the coding sequence ATGAAAATTCGTTTGGCGTCGCCCATAACCATAGATTCGGTTGTGGATGGCAAGGGTTTGAGAACGGTCATTTGGTGTCAGGGGTGTCCTCATAACTGCGAAGGCTGCCATAATCCTGATACCCAGAATTTTATTGCTGGTTTTGAACAAGAGGTTGATGAATTGGTTGAGTCTATTGTTAAGGTACAGTTGCAGTCAGGGGTCACCTTTTCTGGTGGCGAGCCTATGATGCAGCCAGTTAGCTGCGCCGCAGTGGCAGAGCAGTTAAAAGCAAGAGGTGTGAATATCTGGTGTTACACTGGCTTTACCTTTGAGGAACTCATCAAGAAACCAGACTGTTTACAATTTTTGCAGTACATTGATGTATTGATTGATGGAAAGTTTGATTTGGCATTGAAGAGTTATGATTTGGTGTTCAAGGGATCAGCCAATCAGCGTGTTATCGATGTGCCAGCCAGCTTACGGCAAGGCTCCGTTGTATTATTTGCATAG
- a CDS encoding YdbC family protein, translated as MAEIKFEITEHIGVLSESAKGWTKELNLVSWNEKPPKYDIREWSPDHEKMGKGITLSKEEMAKLKELL; from the coding sequence ATGGCGGAAATTAAGTTTGAAATCACGGAACACATCGGAGTGTTATCGGAATCAGCCAAGGGCTGGACGAAGGAACTGAATCTCGTAAGTTGGAATGAGAAACCACCCAAGTATGATATTCGGGAATGGTCACCAGATCATGAGAAAATGGGGAAGGGTATTACCTTGTCCAAAGAAGAAATGGCGAAGTTGAAAGAACTATTGTAA
- a CDS encoding nucleotidyltransferase substrate binding protein produces the protein MSDYKQKFENYKNALNRLNDGIMKFDQTNDLVRDGLIQRFEFIFELAWKTLKTIFDEEGLTGLNSPKTVLREAFSAGLIEKDEVWLVMLNDRNTTAHIYNEQAAIEICSKIITEYVCEFNELKEQIKKRMEI, from the coding sequence ATGAGCGATTATAAGCAAAAATTTGAGAACTATAAGAATGCACTCAACAGATTAAATGATGGTATTATGAAATTTGACCAGACAAATGATTTGGTGCGGGATGGCTTAATTCAACGTTTTGAATTTATTTTTGAGCTTGCTTGGAAAACACTGAAAACTATCTTTGATGAGGAAGGACTTACAGGTCTTAATTCTCCCAAAACAGTACTTCGTGAAGCGTTTTCTGCAGGGCTGATAGAAAAAGATGAAGTATGGCTGGTTATGTTAAATGATAGAAACACCACTGCCCATATATATAATGAACAAGCGGCAATCGAAATATGTAGTAAAATTATCACAGAATATGTGTGTGAATTTAATGAGTTGAAAGAACAGATCAAAAAGAGAATGGAGATCTAA
- a CDS encoding nucleotidyltransferase family protein — MICALNETLIHSIQAIGEKYAISRIVLFGSRARGDNKSTSDIDLAVYPLPEFMSKGYFSSDIDDLATLFKIDVVFINDHTDIKLVENIEKEGVVIYERL, encoded by the coding sequence ATGATTTGTGCATTGAATGAGACACTTATTCATTCAATACAGGCTATTGGTGAAAAATATGCAATTAGTCGAATTGTTCTTTTTGGCTCACGGGCAAGAGGTGATAACAAATCAACTAGTGATATTGATCTTGCAGTGTACCCTTTGCCGGAATTTATGAGCAAAGGATATTTTTCCAGTGACATTGATGATCTTGCAACGCTTTTTAAAATAGATGTAGTTTTTATAAACGATCATACCGACATTAAATTAGTAGAGAATATAGAAAAAGAAGGTGTGGTTATCTATGAGCGATTATAA
- a CDS encoding heavy metal translocating P-type ATPase: MTKKESSCQSGCCSGEVIESVAASSCGCCTEQAETVEQVAAASCGCCTDSESLPQAKPQSDEGCNCCASVEGGNMVTNNYAIEGLDCGDCAAKLEKGIKKIKGVVTAQVIFASAKMKVTYDGSMVDTDHITKAVSGFGYSATLATVGSGLRKTVFIVSGLDCADCAATLEKRLLSLSGVHSAQVNFATSKLIIEHTISEAEIIKTVEQAGYNAKREGKGNQSLDNKATWWTNRRTQTTVVSGILLVAATIMEWFGVSDSVIIPLYIVTAIIGGYHTAKSGFYGLRSLTFDMNFLMTVAIIGASVIGEWAEGATVAFLFSFGNTLQTYTMDKTRQSIRALMELAPPEAIVLRDNEELRLPIEEIVVGDLVIVKPGERIPMDGVVREGISAVNQATITGESIPVEKTAGDTVYAGTVNEHGALEIEVTKIASDSTLAKIMHLVEEAQAQKAPSQQFIDVFSKYYTPIVLIAAVGIMVIPWLFFSQAFAPWFYKGLVLLVISCPCALVISTPVSIVSAIGNSSRNGVLIKGGAYLEEMGAIQSIAFDKTGTLTYGRPVVTDIMPADGITEEDFLATAASIEKLSEHPLAAAIVEKAKGLTLKPIANFTALVGLGAQADVDGKTVYIGNQRLFEELGLEQSQYEQAVMALQQEGKTVMLMGTKERILGMIAVADTLRHNSANAIEALRKAGIKHVAMLTGDNQNVAGSIAEKLKLDSFYSELLPEDKVNAVKKIIKEYGSVAMVGDGVNDAPALAVANIGIAMGVAGSDTALETADIALMSDDLGKLAYLIKLSRKTVAIIKQNIGFAILIKIVFVILTFAGYVNLWLAVFADMGSSILVTLNGMRLMRKLR; the protein is encoded by the coding sequence ATGACGAAGAAAGAGAGTAGTTGTCAGAGTGGCTGTTGCTCTGGCGAAGTGATAGAATCCGTTGCAGCTTCCAGTTGCGGTTGCTGTACTGAACAGGCGGAAACGGTTGAACAGGTTGCGGCAGCTAGTTGTGGCTGCTGTACTGATAGTGAGAGCTTACCGCAAGCAAAACCCCAGTCTGACGAAGGCTGTAATTGTTGCGCCTCTGTAGAGGGCGGGAATATGGTAACAAACAATTATGCCATTGAGGGGCTAGATTGCGGAGATTGCGCTGCCAAACTGGAAAAGGGCATTAAGAAAATCAAGGGTGTAGTTACTGCCCAAGTGATTTTTGCATCCGCCAAAATGAAAGTTACCTATGATGGTAGTATGGTGGATACAGATCATATCACGAAAGCCGTTAGTGGCTTTGGCTATTCGGCAACACTTGCGACAGTAGGATCAGGTCTTCGTAAGACAGTCTTTATCGTATCGGGTCTTGATTGCGCCGACTGTGCCGCAACGTTAGAAAAAAGACTTCTTTCCCTGTCAGGGGTTCATTCTGCACAGGTTAATTTCGCCACAAGCAAACTTATCATAGAACATACGATAAGTGAAGCAGAGATTATTAAGACAGTTGAGCAAGCTGGGTATAATGCAAAGCGGGAAGGTAAGGGGAATCAATCCCTAGACAATAAGGCTACCTGGTGGACCAATCGACGAACCCAAACAACAGTTGTATCTGGTATACTCCTTGTAGCAGCGACAATAATGGAATGGTTTGGTGTCAGTGATAGTGTAATCATTCCTTTGTATATTGTGACAGCGATCATTGGTGGTTATCATACAGCGAAAAGTGGTTTTTATGGCCTGCGCTCGTTGACTTTTGATATGAATTTTCTTATGACGGTAGCGATCATCGGTGCATCCGTGATTGGTGAATGGGCCGAAGGTGCTACAGTAGCCTTTCTGTTCTCCTTTGGTAATACTCTGCAAACCTATACAATGGATAAAACTCGGCAATCCATACGGGCTTTGATGGAACTGGCTCCACCGGAAGCGATCGTTCTTAGGGACAATGAAGAGCTAAGGTTACCCATTGAGGAGATTGTGGTCGGTGATCTTGTTATTGTAAAACCTGGTGAAAGAATCCCGATGGATGGTGTTGTAAGAGAAGGGATTTCGGCAGTAAACCAAGCTACCATTACAGGGGAATCCATACCTGTTGAGAAAACGGCTGGCGACACCGTATATGCAGGTACTGTGAATGAGCATGGAGCGCTAGAAATTGAAGTTACGAAAATAGCCTCCGATTCTACCCTTGCCAAAATCATGCACTTGGTGGAGGAGGCACAGGCCCAGAAGGCTCCATCCCAGCAATTCATTGATGTTTTCTCCAAATATTACACGCCTATCGTTTTGATTGCTGCTGTCGGTATTATGGTGATTCCTTGGCTGTTCTTTAGTCAGGCGTTTGCTCCCTGGTTTTATAAAGGGCTTGTACTTCTCGTCATCTCTTGCCCTTGCGCTCTGGTCATTTCAACCCCTGTTTCTATCGTATCCGCTATTGGGAATTCATCCAGAAACGGTGTATTGATCAAAGGGGGGGCCTATCTTGAGGAGATGGGTGCGATTCAGTCTATCGCTTTTGATAAGACGGGTACGTTAACCTATGGACGTCCGGTTGTCACTGACATTATGCCAGCAGATGGTATTACCGAGGAAGACTTCTTAGCTACCGCTGCTTCGATTGAAAAATTGTCGGAACATCCTTTGGCAGCCGCTATCGTAGAAAAGGCAAAGGGTCTTACCTTAAAGCCAATCGCGAATTTCACGGCATTAGTTGGTCTTGGCGCACAAGCGGATGTTGATGGAAAAACAGTATATATTGGGAACCAGCGTTTGTTTGAAGAATTAGGTTTAGAACAATCTCAGTATGAACAAGCTGTCATGGCGCTCCAGCAAGAAGGTAAAACAGTAATGCTGATGGGAACCAAAGAAAGGATTCTAGGTATGATCGCTGTTGCGGATACCCTTCGTCATAACAGTGCCAATGCCATTGAGGCATTGCGCAAAGCCGGAATTAAACACGTGGCCATGCTGACAGGCGATAACCAGAACGTAGCTGGTTCTATCGCTGAGAAGTTAAAGCTTGACTCCTTCTACAGTGAGTTGCTGCCAGAAGATAAAGTAAACGCAGTCAAAAAGATCATTAAGGAATATGGCAGTGTAGCCATGGTCGGTGATGGTGTAAACGACGCTCCCGCCTTAGCAGTAGCCAATATTGGGATTGCCATGGGGGTAGCAGGTTCGGATACTGCTCTTGAGACAGCAGATATTGCCCTCATGTCCGATGATCTTGGAAAACTTGCTTATCTTATCAAACTGAGCCGCAAGACAGTAGCGATTATTAAGCAAAACATTGGCTTTGCCATCTTAATCAAAATTGTCTTCGTCATCCTCACTTTTGCCGGGTATGTCAACCTATGGCTTGCCGTATTTGCCGATATGGGTTCTTCCATACTGGTAACCTTAAACGGCATGCGCTTGATGCGCAAACTCAGGTAA
- a CDS encoding helix-turn-helix transcriptional regulator, whose protein sequence is MSDANCTIDTCEQLCEHPQVICVAKKEAIPDIEAQQVAESFKLLGDTTRVKMLHALSKRELCVCDLAAVVEMGQSAVSHQLRLLRSARLVKYRKEGKMAWYSLDDGHIGLLLSQCIEHIQHR, encoded by the coding sequence ATGTCTGATGCTAATTGTACAATTGATACGTGTGAGCAATTGTGTGAACATCCGCAAGTAATATGTGTAGCGAAGAAGGAAGCCATTCCAGATATAGAAGCCCAACAGGTCGCTGAATCCTTTAAATTATTGGGGGATACAACGAGAGTGAAGATGCTGCATGCATTATCCAAAAGAGAACTTTGTGTTTGTGATTTAGCAGCAGTTGTTGAAATGGGCCAGTCTGCTGTTTCTCATCAACTGCGCTTATTAAGAAGTGCCCGTCTAGTCAAGTACCGTAAGGAGGGCAAGATGGCTTGGTATTCCCTAGATGATGGGCATATTGGCCTATTACTCTCCCAATGTATTGAACATATTCAACATAGATAG
- a CDS encoding D-glycero-beta-D-manno-heptose 1,7-bisphosphate 7-phosphatase, producing the protein MKKQPAVFFDRDGVLNVDKGYISKREEMVWMPGAIDAIKLLNDKGYFVFVVTNQSGIARGYFQEEDVYEFHSYMADEVEKQEAVIHSFYFCPHHPEGIIEPYSTVCNCRKPLPGLIGQACQEWPVDLSASFLIGDMQRDLDAAKGAGIPGYLFSGGNLYDFVQDILNNR; encoded by the coding sequence GTGAAGAAACAGCCAGCTGTATTTTTTGATCGTGATGGGGTACTGAATGTAGACAAAGGCTATATTTCCAAGCGGGAAGAAATGGTATGGATGCCTGGGGCGATAGATGCTATCAAGCTGTTGAATGATAAGGGCTATTTTGTCTTTGTTGTTACCAACCAAAGCGGTATTGCCAGAGGCTATTTTCAAGAAGAAGATGTGTATGAATTCCATAGCTATATGGCAGACGAGGTGGAAAAGCAGGAAGCTGTCATTCATTCTTTTTACTTCTGCCCTCATCATCCAGAAGGGATCATAGAACCGTATTCTACAGTTTGCAATTGCCGTAAGCCTTTACCAGGACTCATTGGGCAAGCTTGCCAGGAATGGCCCGTTGATCTAAGTGCTTCTTTTCTAATTGGTGATATGCAGCGGGATCTTGACGCAGCCAAGGGAGCTGGGATCCCCGGATATCTGTTTTCAGGTGGTAACTTGTATGATTTTGTCCAGGATATTTTGAACAATAGATAA
- a CDS encoding class II D-tagatose-bisphosphate aldolase non-catalytic subunit has protein sequence MQKMNLREVIDKMFILEKTGFQTTLLGIGPMSKNLIIASLELAKEKDFPILFIASRNQVDAKELGGGYVCNWDQRGFQEDIAQIAKEVDFTGLYYLCRDHGGPWQRDNERSSHLPEAVAMELAKRSYIEDLLNHFDLLHIDPTKDPYVMGKSIDMEVVIQRTIQLIEYVEMERKWRNLPEIGYEVGTEETNGGLTSQESYEIFIRQLTKELLVKGLPIPVFIVGQTGTLTRLTENVGEFSYHSSKMLADTAKKYGVGLKEHNGDYLEDYIILDHPSLSITAMNVAPEFGYIETKAYLELVRLEEKEYDNGRLKDKSNLKAVMSREAANSGRWKKWLVGEKVHLSVEDILEDAGLRNKVCEICGHYTYGHKDVKREITILYANMGVLGIDGNRYVLDKIKNSIDRYVQCFNLQGLTSKLLN, from the coding sequence ATGCAAAAAATGAATCTGCGGGAAGTCATTGATAAAATGTTTATCTTAGAAAAGACTGGTTTCCAGACAACCTTGCTTGGTATCGGGCCTATGTCTAAAAATCTGATTATCGCTTCCTTAGAATTGGCGAAGGAAAAAGATTTTCCCATCCTGTTTATCGCCAGCCGAAACCAAGTGGATGCCAAAGAATTGGGTGGCGGTTATGTATGCAACTGGGATCAACGAGGTTTTCAAGAGGATATTGCTCAGATTGCCAAAGAGGTCGATTTTACAGGTCTATATTATCTCTGCCGGGATCATGGCGGACCTTGGCAGCGAGATAACGAGCGGAGTAGTCATTTACCCGAAGCCGTTGCCATGGAATTGGCGAAACGGTCGTATATTGAAGATTTGCTCAATCACTTTGACCTACTGCACATTGATCCCACCAAAGATCCTTATGTCATGGGAAAATCCATTGACATGGAGGTCGTCATTCAGAGAACCATCCAGCTGATTGAATATGTGGAAATGGAAAGAAAGTGGCGCAACTTACCGGAGATTGGTTATGAAGTGGGTACGGAAGAAACCAATGGAGGGCTAACCAGCCAAGAGAGTTATGAAATCTTCATTCGGCAATTGACCAAGGAACTGCTAGTAAAAGGACTTCCTATACCCGTATTCATCGTGGGGCAGACAGGAACTTTAACCAGATTAACGGAAAATGTAGGAGAGTTTAGCTATCATAGTTCAAAGATGCTAGCGGATACTGCCAAGAAATATGGCGTTGGTTTGAAAGAGCATAACGGGGATTATTTAGAGGACTATATTATCCTTGATCATCCATCCTTAAGCATTACCGCCATGAACGTGGCACCAGAGTTTGGCTATATTGAGACAAAAGCCTATTTAGAACTGGTTCGCTTAGAAGAAAAGGAATATGACAATGGCAGATTGAAGGACAAGTCTAACCTGAAGGCCGTTATGTCCCGAGAAGCGGCTAATAGTGGTCGGTGGAAAAAATGGCTGGTTGGCGAGAAGGTACACCTATCGGTAGAAGACATTCTAGAGGACGCTGGGCTGAGAAATAAAGTATGTGAAATCTGTGGTCATTACACTTATGGGCATAAAGATGTCAAAAGAGAAATAACAATACTATATGCGAACATGGGAGTTTTAGGAATTGATGGCAATCGTTATGTTTTAGATAAGATCAAAAACTCCATTGATCGCTATGTGCAATGTTTCAATTTGCAGGGTTTAACTAGCAAGCTGCTAAATTAG
- a CDS encoding PTS fructose transporter subunit IIC has translation MSEMLMEEFKKVKNHLMTGVSYMIPSVVVGGICIAGALATGTPGAKGMEIHSALANHILNIGVAGFTLMIPILAGYIAYSLAGKPGVVPGMIGGYLANQPIADSPYKAGFLGALVMGLFAGYIVKWIKGWKVPSYLRPVMPIFVIPILSSLVVGLTYIYLLGQPIASVMGGIADGLKSISQQGAVVIAIITGLMIAFDMGGPVNKTACMFAFGLMAEGVYTVMGPIGIAICTPPLGMGLATLLARRKYSEEEIEAGKAALAMGMIGITEGAIPFAAADPLRVLPSIMTGSAVGAVVGALGRVGDHAPHGGPIVLPVVDNPVSYILGIVVGTVVTALLVNLLKADIVKESEKRIEIAQ, from the coding sequence ATGAGTGAAATGTTGATGGAAGAATTTAAAAAGGTGAAAAATCATCTGATGACAGGGGTTTCCTATATGATTCCCTCCGTAGTCGTGGGTGGTATTTGCATTGCGGGCGCTTTGGCAACGGGGACACCGGGAGCCAAAGGAATGGAGATACATAGTGCCTTAGCCAATCATATCTTGAACATTGGTGTTGCAGGTTTTACGTTAATGATTCCTATCTTGGCTGGTTATATTGCCTATAGTCTTGCAGGTAAGCCAGGGGTTGTTCCTGGCATGATTGGTGGTTATCTGGCAAATCAGCCCATTGCCGACAGTCCCTATAAAGCAGGTTTTCTAGGTGCGTTGGTTATGGGGCTTTTTGCTGGTTATATTGTGAAATGGATCAAAGGCTGGAAGGTTCCTAGTTACTTACGTCCTGTAATGCCTATCTTTGTTATTCCTATATTAAGTTCCTTAGTTGTTGGTCTTACTTATATTTATTTACTGGGACAACCCATTGCCTCTGTCATGGGCGGGATTGCCGATGGTTTGAAAAGCATCAGTCAGCAAGGGGCTGTCGTCATCGCCATTATTACTGGTCTGATGATTGCTTTTGATATGGGGGGCCCTGTCAACAAAACCGCCTGCATGTTTGCCTTTGGTCTCATGGCGGAAGGGGTATATACGGTCATGGGACCTATCGGCATAGCCATATGTACGCCTCCCTTGGGAATGGGGTTGGCGACTTTGCTGGCAAGGCGAAAATACAGTGAGGAAGAAATTGAAGCAGGGAAAGCTGCCTTAGCCATGGGGATGATTGGCATTACGGAAGGCGCGATTCCTTTTGCCGCTGCCGATCCCTTGCGGGTATTACCTTCCATCATGACGGGATCTGCTGTTGGTGCGGTTGTCGGTGCTCTAGGTCGAGTAGGAGATCATGCCCCTCATGGTGGCCCGATTGTATTGCCAGTGGTTGATAATCCTGTCTCTTATATATTGGGGATTGTTGTTGGTACTGTCGTCACAGCACTCCTAGTCAATTTATTAAAGGCAGATATTGTTAAGGAATCAGAGAAACGGATAGAGATTGCCCAGTAG
- a CDS encoding PTS fructose transporter subunit IIB: MKIIAVCACPTGIAHTYMAQAALEKAAKAMGHEIKIETQGAMGIENELSAKEIEDAVVVIFAVGVNVEGEERFIGKPCITVEVGKAIENPFGVIEKAESKGAVL; the protein is encoded by the coding sequence TTGAAAATCATTGCTGTATGTGCATGTCCGACGGGGATCGCTCATACGTATATGGCCCAGGCTGCTTTGGAGAAAGCTGCAAAAGCTATGGGACATGAGATCAAGATTGAAACCCAAGGAGCTATGGGAATTGAGAATGAGCTATCTGCTAAGGAGATTGAAGATGCTGTTGTTGTCATCTTTGCCGTGGGCGTGAATGTGGAGGGGGAAGAACGGTTTATTGGGAAACCATGTATCACGGTGGAAGTGGGCAAAGCCATTGAGAATCCCTTTGGTGTCATTGAAAAGGCAGAAAGTAAGGGGGCGGTATTATGA